A single genomic interval of Calonectris borealis unplaced genomic scaffold, bCalBor7.hap1.2 HAP1_SCAFFOLD_49, whole genome shotgun sequence harbors:
- the LOC142076425 gene encoding olfactory receptor 14J1-like produces MAEYYILTIMAYDRYVAICQPLHYGTLLGSRACVHMGAAAWGGGFLTGLLHTANTFSLPLCKGNAVDQFFCEIPPLLKLSCSHAYLSEIGLLVVTLSLGFGFFVFIVLSYVQIFRAVLRIPSEQERHKAFSICLPHLTVVSLFVSTGIFANLKPPSISSPSLDLVVTVLYSVVPPAVNPLIYSMRNKELRNALKNLFLVVVFRQQ; encoded by the coding sequence atggcagagtattatattctcaccatcatggcctatgaccgctatgttgccatctgccaacccctgcactatgggaccctcctgggcagcagagcttgtgtccacatgggagcagctgcctggggtggtgggtttctcactggtctgcttcacactgccaatacattttcactgcccctctgcaagggcaatgctgtggaccagttcttctgtgaaatccccccactcctcaagctctcctgctcacacgccTACCTCAGCGAaattgggcttcttgtggttaccctttcattaggatttgggttttttgtgttcattgtgctgtcctatgtgcagatcttcagggctgtgctgaggatcccctctgagcaggaacgacacaaagccttttccatctGCCTCCCTCACCTGAcggtggtctccctgtttgtcagcactggcatatttgccaacctgaagcccccctccatatcttccccatccctggatctggtggtgacagttctgtactcagtggtacctccagcagtcaaccccctcatctacagcatgagaaACAAGGAACTCAggaatgccctgaagaacctgttTCTAGTAGTAGTATTTCGGCAGCAATAA
- the LOC142076424 gene encoding olfactory receptor 14C36-like produces the protein MVVDQGSQEKAFGAYQQTRKYSWAAHPWKQILLDSFRKPISVFGSVINVEQVFGKEKVLRKKYTVLWRLDSTTVVSTMKPFPMRTMQQMIRKPVKRKLCRTGPHAQRQQMSNTSSITHFLLLAFADTRELQLLHFWLFLGIYLAALLGNGLIITAIACDHHLHTPMYFFLLNLSVLDLGCISTTVPKSMANSLWDTRAISYSGCAAQVFLFVFLLGAEYYILTIMAYDRYVAICQPLHYGTLLGSRACVRVAAAAWGGGFLTGLLHTASTFSLPLCKGNAVDQFFCEIPQILKLSCSHTFLREVGLLVLSFSLGFGCFIFIVLSYVQIFRAVLRIPHEQGWHKTFSTCLPHLAVVSLFVSTAMFAYLKPPSISSPSLDLVVTVLYSVVPPAVNPLIYSMRNQELKDALKKLIQSVVSQQQ, from the exons ATGGTCGTAGACcagggaagccaggagaaggcttttggTGCCTACCAGCaaaccaggaaatacagctgggcagcacatccatgGAAGCAGATCCTGCTGGATTCCTTCAGGAAGCCCATCAGCGTTTTTGGCAGTGTGATTAATGTAGAGCAGgtctttgggaaggagaaagtccTCAGGAAGAAGTACACGGTGCTGTGGAGGCTTGATTCCACCACAGTGGTAAGCACGATGAAGCCATTCCCTATGAGGACCATGCAGCAGATGATCAGGAAGCCTGTGAAGCGCAAGCTCTGCAG AACAggaccccatgcccagaggcagcagatgtccaacaccagctccatcacccacttcctcctcctggccttcgcagacacgcgggagctgcagctcttgcacttctggctcttcctgggcatctacctggctgccctgctgggcaacggcctcatcatcaccgccatagcctgcgaccaccacctccacacccccatgtactttttcctcctcaacctctctgtccttgacctgggctgcatctccaccactgttcccaaatccatggccaattccctctgggacaccagggccatctcctactcaggatgtgctgcccaggtCTTTTTGTTTGTCTTCTTGTTAGgagcagagtattatattctcaccatcatggcctatgaccgctatgttgccatctgccaacccctgcactacgggaccctcctgggcagcagagcttgtgtccgcgtggcagcagctgcctggggcggtgggtttctcactggtctgctgcacactgccagtacattttcactgcccctctgcaagggcaatgctgtggaccagttcttctgtgaaatcccccagatcctcaagctctcctgctcacacaccttcctcagggaagttgggcttcttgtgcttagtttttctttaggttttgggtgttttattttcattgtgctgtcctatgtgcagatcttcagggctgtgctgaggatcccccatgagcaggggtggcacaaaaccttttccacgtgcctccctcacctggccgtggtctccctgtttgtcagcactgctatgtttgcctacctgaagcccccctccatctcctccccatcactggatctggtggtgacagttctgtactcagtggtacctccagcagtgaaccccctcatctacagcatgaggaaccaggagctcaaggacgcactgaagaagctgattcaatcCGTGGTCTCTCAGCAGCAGTAA